The following are encoded together in the Methanolobus chelungpuianus genome:
- a CDS encoding monomethylamine:corrinoid methyltransferase yields the protein EKNYATVPQGKTFQECYDVKTITPTDEYVQVYEGARKKLEGLGLVF from the coding sequence CGAGAAGAACTATGCAACCGTACCTCAGGGCAAGACCTTCCAGGAGTGCTATGACGTCAAGACCATAACACCAACCGACGAGTACGTCCAGGTCTACGAGGGCGCACGCAAGAAACTCGAGGGCTTGGGCCTCGTCTTCTGA